ATGCAAGGGGCACGATGTTTACTTCCACCCACCTGCTGAAACGGCGCAGGTTCCTGCCGCTGTTCGCCACCCAGCTGTTCAACGCCTTCAACGATAACGTCTACAAGACGACGATGGTGCTGTTCGTCGTCTACACCATCTACAATTCGGCGGAGAGCGAGACGATGTTCTCAAGCGTCGCCTCCGGATTGTTCATCCTGCCCTTCTTCCTGCTCTCCGCCATCGCCGGACAATTGTCCGATTTGCGCGACAAGGCCGTGCTGATCCGGCGCATCAAGGCGGCGGAAATCGTGCTGATGTGCGTGGGTGCCGTGGGCCTGTTCATGGCGTGGAACGGCATAGCGGTGGATGCGGTGGCCATCCCCCTGCTGCTGGCAACGCTGTTCGGCACAGGCGTGCAATCGGCATTCTTCGGCCCCATCAAATACGCGATCCTGCCGCAGCACCTGAAGAAGGATGAAGTGCTGGCCGGCACCGGCCTGGTGGAGGCCGGGACCTATATAGCCATCATGGGCGGGACGATCCTGGCGGGCCTGCTGTCCGAAAATGTCGAGATTGCCGCCTTCGCCATCGTTACCTTTGCCGTGATGGGCTACCTCGTTTCGCGGCAGGTCCCGCCTGCCCCGCCGCAAGGCGAGAAGGAAAAGATCGACTACAATCCCTTCACATCGTCCTGGGCGCTGCTGCGCGACACGATGCAGAACCGCGAGATCCTTTACGCCATCATCGCTATCAGCTTCTTCTGGACCATCGGCAGCGTGCTGTTCATCCAGTTCCCGCCGCTGGCCAAGAACGTCCTACTGGCCGATCCGAAGGTGGCGAGCCTGTTCCTCGTCTCCTTCTCCGTCGGCGTGGCAGTGGGATCGGTCACCATCAATCTGCTGCTGAAGGGCCGGGTGTCGGCCCGCTATGCCCCGATATCCGTGCTGATGATGGGGATCATGGTGGCGCTGTTCTACATGGTATGCCGGGCATGGAATGCCGGGCTGCGCAGCGACGAGCTGATGGATGTGACGATGTTCCTGTCCTACCCGCTGGCCTGGGTAGTGCTCGGCAGCCTTCTGCTGATCGCAATTTTCGGCGGCATGTTCGTGGTGCCGCTCTATGCCTTCCTGACCACGCGCGTGGCGGCAAATATGGCCAGCCGCACGGTCGCGGCGAACAATATCGTGAATTCGGGTTCGATGGTGATCGGCTCGCTGCTGGCCTTCGCGCTCAGTACGATCGGGATACCGCTGGCGGAGCAGGTGTTGCTGTCGAGCGCCATGTGCCTCGTATCAGTGTGGCTGGGAATGAAACTTTACCGCGCGGAGCAGGATGCCGCGATCCACGCGGCGGAGACCGCCCCGGCCTGAGGCGTTACCAGATAAAGGTCATCACCGCGACGAAGCAGGCGGAATAGGCGAGCGCAAAGCCGCGCACATCCTCTGCATTCACAGCGAAGGGCACCCGCCAGGCGCGATGGCGACGCCGCGTGTCCTTGCAGACATAGGCGGGCAAGCTGGCCCGGAAAGGGTGACGGGCCGACTCATCGGTAAGGACCAGTGCTCTTCTCATGACGAGGGGGTTAACGCGGTGCTAACCATTTGGAACCCCGGCTTTATGCGCCTGTCCACAGCGGGGACATTAACCCAATCCGGCAACCATGAGCGTTTTGTGCGCCGCGCCGCATTGCCGCCGCCGCGGCGCGCCGCTAATCGGTTTCGCATGAAACAAAGCGCCGCCAAGCTCCTCGTCCAGTGCCTCAAAGCGCAGGAATGCCGCCGTATCTTCACCGTGCCGGGGGAGAGCTTCCTGCCCGTGCTGGATGCCCTGCACGATAGCGACGGAATTGAAACCATAATCTGCCGCCAGGAAGGCGGTACGGCCTTCATGGCCTGCGCGGATGGCAGCATCACCGGGCGGCCCGGCGTCGCCTTCGTCACGCGCGGACCGGGCGCCACCAACGCCAGCATCGGCGTCCACGTAGCCATGCAGGATTCGCAGCCCATGATCCTGTTCGTGGGCGACGTCGCGCGCGAGATGCGCGACCGCGAAGGCTTCCAGGAAATGGACTTCGCGGCCTATTTCGGCCCGATCTGCAAGTGGTCTGCCCGGATCGACGATGCCGCGCGGATCCCGGAATACATCGCCCGCGCCTATGCCACCGCCACCTCCGGCCGTCCGGGCCCGGTGGTCATCGCCCTGCCCGAAGACATGCTGTCGGACGAGGTCGAGGGGCTGGAGCCGCGCCCCTTCGTCCACCGCCCGGCGCAGGCCCCCTGCCCCGACGCGCTGGCCACCATGATGGCGATGATCGGCGATGCGTCTTCCCCCGTCGCCATCGTCGGCGGCGCAGGCTGGAATGCCAAGGCACGCGAGCACTTCACCCGTTTCGCCGAAGACATCGGCCTGCCGGTTGCCACCGCATTCCGGCGGCAGGACGCGATTTCCCCGGACTCGCCGGTCTATGCCGGAAACCTGGGCTACGGCCCGAACCCCAAGCTGCTGGAGCGCATCAGGCAGGCAGACCTGCTACTGGTGGTGGGCGCACGCATGGGAGAGGCCACGACCGACGGCTATGAACTCGTCACGCCGGACCATCCCGGACAGCTGCTGGTCCATGTCCATCCCGACCCGGAGGAGCTCCAGCGCGTCTATCGCGCAGACCTGGCGATCTGCGCCGACATGGGCGAGTTTGCCGAGGGCGCGGACCTGTGGGACCACGACATCCTGTCCTTCGATGCCGGGCAGCAGGCGCATGAGCAATGGCTGGCCTTCAATACGCCCGGCAGCGACGGGACAAAGCTGGACCTTGCGCAATGCCTGGCCGCCGCGCGGCGGATCCTCCCGGCGGACAGCGTGATCTGCAACGGGGCCGGCAATTTTTCCAGCTGGTGGCACCGGTACTGGCCCTATGCCGGCTATCCTTCGCAAATGGCGCCGACCGCGGGCGCGATGGGTTACGGCGTGCCCGCAGCAGTCGCGGCGAAGCTGGCCCTGCCCGATCGCTGCGTCGTCGCGGTGGCGGGCGACGGCGACTTCCTCATGAACGGGCAGGAGCTGGCCACGGCCGCGCAATACGGCCTCGATCTGCTGGTTATCGTGGTGGACAACGGGACATACGGCACGATCCGCATGCACCAGGAACGGGAATTTCCCGGCCGTGTCAGCGGCACCAGCCTTGCCAATCCGGATTTTGCGAAATTGGGCGAAGCGTTCGGGGCGCAGAGCTGGCGCGTGGAAACGGCGGATGAATTTGCCGAGGCGCTACAGCAGGCTGTCTCCGCCAAGGGCCTTCGCCTGATCCACTGCCTGCAGGATCAGGACGTGATCGCCGCATCGGGCGTGACGATCGAGGGGCTGCGCGCCCGCTAAGGCCCGTTGCGCCCTTAGCCTTCGGCCATCTTGCAGATGATGTCCCACTCGTCCGGCTGGATTTCCGCCACGGACAGGCGGGACAGGCGCACCAGCTCGATATCGGGCAGCTGGTCCGATGCAGCTTTGATCTGCTTCAGGGTCACGGGGTTATCCAGTGTGCGGACCGGCTTGATCTTCACCGCAGCCCACTTACCCTCCGGATCGGTGGGGTCGGTGATATGCGCCTCGCTCACCTCGGCGATGCCCACGATCTCCAGCCCTTCGCGCGAGTGGTAATAGAAGATCTTGTCGCCCACCTCCATCGCGGCGAGGTTGTTCTTCGCCCGGTGGTTGCGAACCCCGTCCCATACCGTCTCACCATCGCGCTGCAGGTCGTCCCAGCTGTATTTGAAGGGTTCGGATTTCATCAGCCAGTGACGGGCCACGCAATTTCTCCTGCAAGCTAAGGCTGGCGGGCCTAGCGAAACCGACCCCTCACCGCAATTAACCGAAAAGTGACATTGACCAATTATGCCCGGACCTTCGAGTTAGGGGGACTGGACGAGTGATCGCATTCCGCAAACGCGCAAAGGCCGAAGATGGCGCGCGTTCGGCTGCCTTGCAGAAGGCAGACCGCGACATTGTGACGCTAGGCATTGCGGCCGCTGCGTTGATCCTCTTTGTGGGGACCGGCGGCACTATCATGCCGCAAGTACTGGACAGCTGGTTCGGCACGGCGGCCCCGCCCGACCTGCTTCTGACCAACGCGTTGCTGCTCAATATCGCACTCGTGATCTTCGGATGGCGGCGGTACACGGAGCTGCGCCGCGAAGTGGAAGAACGCCGCCGCGCAGAAGAAACGGCGCGTTTGCTGGCCGAGACGGACCCGCTCACTGGCTGCCTCAACCGCCGCAGCGCGAATGCCCGGATCGATGAGCTGATCCAGGCTGCCCGCGAGAATGAGCAGGCCGCAGCCGTGCTCGTACTCGACCTCGACAATTTCAAGCAGGTCAATGACCAGAACGGCCACCAGGTCGGCGACGCCGTGCTGCGTGAGGCTGCAGCGCGCCTGACCCGGGAAATGCCCGTCGGCGGAATCCTGGCACGCACGGGCGGCGATGAATTCGCCTGCGCCATCGCCTTCGAGAGCGATGACCAGGAGCGGATCGAGAAGGTCGTCCTGCGCATCCTCGAAGCCATGGGCAAACCCATTACGCACGAGGAATCCGAATACGGCATCACCGTGTCCATCGGCATTGCCCGCAGCGATGCGGATGCGGAGCGTGAAGACGAGCGCAAGGACGCCGAATGGATGCTGCACTGCGCAGATATCGCAATGTACCACGCCAAGGGCCGCGGCCGGAACTGCCACGTCTGGTTCGAACCGCGCATGGAGAGCGATTTTCGCTTCCGCCGCGAGCTGGAAAACGGGATTCGCGAAGGCCTCGGCCGCGGCGAATTCGTGCCATATTACGAGCGTCAGATTGCCCTTGGATCGGGCGAGCTGACCGGCTTCGAGATGCTGGCGCGCTGGCACTCGCCCAAGTTGGGCACGGTGCTGCCGGAAGTCTTCATTCCGGTGGCCGAGGACATGGAGCTTATCTCCGAATTGTCCGAACAGCTGATCCGCCGCGCGCTGGACGATGCCAAGGAGTGGGATGCGAACCTCTCGCTGGCGATCAACATCTCTCCGCTGCAATTGCGCGACCCGTGGTTTGCCCAGAAGCTGCTGAAGATCCTTTCGGAAAGCGGCTTCCCGCCGCACCGGCTGGACGTTGAAATTACCGAGAGCTGCCTGCATGAAAATCCGGCCATGGTGCGCTCCATCCTGGTCTCGCTGAAGAACCAGGGCGTGCGCGTCAGCCTCGACGATTTCGGAACCGGCTATTCCAACCTCAGCCAGCTTCGCAGCCTGCCCTTCGACCGGCTCAAGATCGATCGCAGCTTCGTGACGGAGCTGGGCGGCGAAAGCGATTCGGGTGCCATGGTCGGCGCCATCGTGGCCCTGGGCCGCAGCATGGGCATGCCCATAGTGGCCGAGGGCGTGGAGAACGAGACGGTCCTGGCGCAGCTGGCCAAGCTGGGTGAGCTGGAAGGCCAGGGCTATTTCTACGGCCATCCTGCCGATGCCGCTGCAACGCGCGAAATGCTGCGTAAGGAAGGCCGGCTTGCGGGCGATGCACAACGCGATCAGCCCGGTGACGAGGGCCTGGCCAAGGCCAGCTGAGCGCCGGGCCGACACGCCCCGGCATTGCCTCTGGACGCGCTGCCCCCTAACTGGCGGCAATGCGCGCTGAATTCATCAAGATGCACGGTCTGGGCAACGACTTTGTCGTGCTGGATGCGCGCGCGCAGGCCCTGCCCGAGATGACGCCTGCGATGGCCTCCGCTCTGGCGGACAGGCACACGGGAATTGGCTGCGATCAACTGATCGTGCTCGGCGCAGCAGATAATGCCGATATCGCGATGCGCATCTTCAACCACGATGGCGGGGAAGTGGAGGCCTGCGGCAATGCCACCCGCGCCGTTGGCCTGCTGCTGGGGAAACCCGCCACGATCCGCACGGCTGGAGGCTTGCTGCATGTCGCGCCCGCAGATGCAGGCATTGAAGTGGATATGGGCCAGCCGCGCTTCGACTGGCAGGACATCCCGCTAGCGGACCCGATGGACACGCTGGACAT
This genomic interval from Paraurantiacibacter namhicola contains the following:
- a CDS encoding putative bifunctional diguanylate cyclase/phosphodiesterase, producing MIAFRKRAKAEDGARSAALQKADRDIVTLGIAAAALILFVGTGGTIMPQVLDSWFGTAAPPDLLLTNALLLNIALVIFGWRRYTELRREVEERRRAEETARLLAETDPLTGCLNRRSANARIDELIQAARENEQAAAVLVLDLDNFKQVNDQNGHQVGDAVLREAAARLTREMPVGGILARTGGDEFACAIAFESDDQERIEKVVLRILEAMGKPITHEESEYGITVSIGIARSDADAEREDERKDAEWMLHCADIAMYHAKGRGRNCHVWFEPRMESDFRFRRELENGIREGLGRGEFVPYYERQIALGSGELTGFEMLARWHSPKLGTVLPEVFIPVAEDMELISELSEQLIRRALDDAKEWDANLSLAINISPLQLRDPWFAQKLLKILSESGFPPHRLDVEITESCLHENPAMVRSILVSLKNQGVRVSLDDFGTGYSNLSQLRSLPFDRLKIDRSFVTELGGESDSGAMVGAIVALGRSMGMPIVAEGVENETVLAQLAKLGELEGQGYFYGHPADAAATREMLRKEGRLAGDAQRDQPGDEGLAKAS
- a CDS encoding thiamine pyrophosphate-binding protein, translating into MKQSAAKLLVQCLKAQECRRIFTVPGESFLPVLDALHDSDGIETIICRQEGGTAFMACADGSITGRPGVAFVTRGPGATNASIGVHVAMQDSQPMILFVGDVAREMRDREGFQEMDFAAYFGPICKWSARIDDAARIPEYIARAYATATSGRPGPVVIALPEDMLSDEVEGLEPRPFVHRPAQAPCPDALATMMAMIGDASSPVAIVGGAGWNAKAREHFTRFAEDIGLPVATAFRRQDAISPDSPVYAGNLGYGPNPKLLERIRQADLLLVVGARMGEATTDGYELVTPDHPGQLLVHVHPDPEELQRVYRADLAICADMGEFAEGADLWDHDILSFDAGQQAHEQWLAFNTPGSDGTKLDLAQCLAAARRILPADSVICNGAGNFSSWWHRYWPYAGYPSQMAPTAGAMGYGVPAAVAAKLALPDRCVVAVAGDGDFLMNGQELATAAQYGLDLLVIVVDNGTYGTIRMHQEREFPGRVSGTSLANPDFAKLGEAFGAQSWRVETADEFAEALQQAVSAKGLRLIHCLQDQDVIAASGVTIEGLRAR
- a CDS encoding MFS transporter, which codes for MFTSTHLLKRRRFLPLFATQLFNAFNDNVYKTTMVLFVVYTIYNSAESETMFSSVASGLFILPFFLLSAIAGQLSDLRDKAVLIRRIKAAEIVLMCVGAVGLFMAWNGIAVDAVAIPLLLATLFGTGVQSAFFGPIKYAILPQHLKKDEVLAGTGLVEAGTYIAIMGGTILAGLLSENVEIAAFAIVTFAVMGYLVSRQVPPAPPQGEKEKIDYNPFTSSWALLRDTMQNREILYAIIAISFFWTIGSVLFIQFPPLAKNVLLADPKVASLFLVSFSVGVAVGSVTINLLLKGRVSARYAPISVLMMGIMVALFYMVCRAWNAGLRSDELMDVTMFLSYPLAWVVLGSLLLIAIFGGMFVVPLYAFLTTRVAANMASRTVAANNIVNSGSMVIGSLLAFALSTIGIPLAEQVLLSSAMCLVSVWLGMKLYRAEQDAAIHAAETAPA
- a CDS encoding EVE domain-containing protein, with product MARHWLMKSEPFKYSWDDLQRDGETVWDGVRNHRAKNNLAAMEVGDKIFYYHSREGLEIVGIAEVSEAHITDPTDPEGKWAAVKIKPVRTLDNPVTLKQIKAASDQLPDIELVRLSRLSVAEIQPDEWDIICKMAEG